The genomic DNA TTGTTAAGGCTTATAATCTCAACTAAGACTAACAATTGTCACTTGCTAGGATCAGAATTTAAAATAGTACATCTCTGATCAAAAATAGATTCTGAATCAATGAATCTTTCAGTTAGTAAGTTTAGTCGGTCTAGAACAATTTTTACATGGAAATTAAGTCCTAAGTTACCATTGTTGTGTAAAAGTCACTCCTGAAGTGAATATAGCATCTTCTGCTTCAGGTAAATATGTGTATGTTAACTATCCATCCCATTTCACAAAGGTTTAAAGTAATGCATACAAATATATGCAATACAGAAGAATAGTACAAGGGCGGAACCAACGAACCATTAAAATacacacttcagggcttccctggtggcgcagtggttaagaatctgcctgccagtgcaggggacacaggttcgatctctggtccgggaagatcccacatgccgcagagcaactaagcccgtgcgccacaactactgaggccatgcgccacaactactgaagcccgtatgcctagaacccgtgctctgcagcaagagaagccaccggaatgagaagcgcaagcaccacaacaaagagtaacccctgctcgccgcaactagagaaagtccccgcgcagcaacaaagacgtaacgcagccaaaaaaaaaaaaaagaaaacttgaaatacACCCTTCCCGTTTTAAGGTACACGCCTTTCAATGCGTCCCGCAGTTTAGAGTGTAAAGGGTTCCCAGATTATCTGGTTGAGCTCTTGCAATTTGTAACGGAAGAAACTGGGACATGAAGAGGTGAGTTTCCCAAGTTACACGGTGAGGGCTGACAGGGCTATAAAGGGCACCATCGCTGATTCTACTGCCCAAAGCCTCTGACCACTCCACCCCATGGGCCTTCTCCTCTTCAGGCTAAATAACCCCTTATATtgctcttctcccttcctctttaaACTTATACCTCCTCGTCTTACttcttaaaatgaaacatttataaaaataacagtCCGGCTATGGTCTGGCCAGCACAGTGTGTAAAGgagatatctttttcttttgaaaaatcttttTGTTGAAGTACAACATAATACGAAAAATGCGCATATGTGTTCACATCGATGAATTGTCACAAACCCAACACACCTTTATAAACAGCatctagatgaagaaacagaacattacctGAAGCCCAggaatctatatatgtatatatatatgcatggtaaatatatgtatatatatatgcatggtAAATATATgtcataaattttatataaatataacaaagaCTGCAGTAATTCTGTGAGACAGTTAATCACACTACTGACCTAAGTCAACCAAAAACCCCTAACCTAACTCTTCCCTAGCCGTGACTATGTTTGTTTAATAAAGCTTTACCATTTGATCTTTTAATCTCCATCAAGGACAATCTTATCAATCTTATCTCCATCAAGGACAATCTTATCAGTATGGGTCCATGCTTTCTtatacctgttttctttttttcacttcattACAAAATCTAGTTGTCATTCAATACATTACCTGCCCTTTTAGTTTCGTGTCAGCAATAAttgacttcctttctttctttttgtttttttttttagtgtgctCACAATGTTTTATTTGTATATGATTTCACCAGCTAATGGATGAGGCAGAATGTACCACTGCAAACACTGCCCCATTCACTGCTTTTCAGcagtttctctccagtatgtAATGACACGTATTGAGGGAAGGGAATTCCCACTCTTATATTTTTACCCAGTATAAGCTCACTGATGACCTATGGTGATCACTGATGATAGGGTCTATCTTCCAAAACACAGCTTTCCTAACCTCTGCATTCATACGCTTTCTGGTTATACATAACCATATAACCAGCTATACATTACTGCTCAAGGCTTTTCCACATAGAATGTACCAGGTTTTCCCTATGTGTTTTTTGTGCCATAAAATAAGGTGCAATTGGCCACTGCAGGCATAACCACATTCAGCACATTCATGCAGTTTCTCTACTCTGCACAAACTTTCTGTTACGTCCTGAGGGTGCAGCTCTGGCATCTGACTGTTCCATAAGGACTGCATTCCTCTCTGTGAGGAGCCCACTGATGTGTAATCATGAGTGAGGGGTCGCAGAAGGCATCTGCACAGTTACCGTATCAACAGGGCTTTTTCCCTTGCAGGAGTTCACTAGTATCTAATAAGCTGTGACCCTTTATGGAAGGATATTCCACCTTCACTGAAtctacttctttctctcttgtgtgTGTCCTCTTGTGTTTAACCAGGCATGGCATGTGGGAGAAAGCTTTCCCACATTCGTTGCATCCATAGAGCCTCTCTCCCGTGTGAGTTCTTTGGATGAGCATTGTCTTTGTagtgaaggctttcccacagtcACTGTATCCATAGGGGTCCTCCTCtcctgtgtgaattctctgatgtttaATGAGTCCTGATTTCTGTGAACAAGATTTTCCACAGTCAGTAAATATATACAGGGAGTCTCTCCTGTATGAAATCGCTGATGCGCTATGAGGCATGCCTTCTGGCTGAAGGCTTTACCACATTCAGTGCATCCACAGTATTTCTATCCAGTGTGAGTTTGTTAGTGTATAACAAGACTGCCCTTCTGTATGAAACTTTTTCCACATTCAGTACATATATGAGATTTCTCTCCTGTATGAACTTTCTGATGCAAAATGAGCTGTGATTTTCTGGAGAAACCTTTCCCACACTCATTGCATACACgggttttttctcctcttttgtttctctgatgTATAATGAACTCTGCCTTCCTGCAGAAGGCTTTGCCACATTCAGTACATTCATAGGGGTTCACTTCTGTACGAGTTCTCCAGTGTTCAGTTAGCTTGAACTTTCTGTAGAATGCTTTCCCACATATACTGCATACATGGGGTTTATTTCCCATATGAGTCTTCTGATGTTCAGTAAGCTAAAATTTCCTGAGGAAGGCTTTTCCACACTCACTGCACACATAGGGTTTGTCTCCTTTGTGAGTTCGCTGATGTTCAATGAGCTTGAACTTGTTGGAGAAAGTTTTCCCACACACACTGCATCCATGGGGTTTCTTTCCTGTATGAATTCTCTTATGTTCGTTGAGCCAAGACTTCTTGaggaaggctttcccacattcagtaCATTCGTGGACATTCTCTATTTTGTGTATTTGCTGATGTTTAATTTCAGTAtaagttttctcatgattagcaTGGAGAAAGGATCTCCCATCTCCATTAAACTCAGCAAGCTcctttttaatcacagcttctaCTCTGGTTGATTACATCTGAAAATGATTTCAAAGTTTTCCTGTGTAAATCAAATACATCATGATTTGGCCTTAAAGGAAAACAACTTTTGCTCTGACAAGTAATATTCCCAAATGCATTCTGTTCATAACACTGTTCCATCCTCTTCAGCGTATTTCGCTTTTGCCAGCACAGCTGCACATGACCATCCACTTTCTCAATTTCTGGAAGGGGGTGACTATGAACTTAATCTTCTAAGGTCTGTGGTGGTTCTCTTTGTTCCAGGTTCGCTAGCTTGATTACCCCACTGACACAGGTGGTTCTCCAGCATCACGTCTCAGTACAGGTCCTTCTGAGCAGGGGTCAGGAGCTCCCACTCTTCCCAGGTGAAGTCAACAGCCACATCCTCCAGTGTCAGTGATCCCTGAATTCCTCTTGATCCCACTCCGATCTCCTAGTGGCTATACTCAATTTGTGAATTCTTTCATTTCAGGTCCTCTCAATAAGCAATTTTTTATTAGGATTAATCCAATGAGAAAAACTATATAATATCTCAAGCTTATTCCAGACTTTATgcctccaatttttaaaaacaattctatCATTATATAATTGGTATTATGTGtctgtttgtgattttaaaactctttgGTCTATGAAAATTTGCATCTTAAGTGCCTTTATTTACTAATAAAGTCTTGACTTCTGCAATGCATTCAGTATGAGGAACACCTTCATTAAAATAGTCTTCACCTATCCCCATGTTCTtaacctctcttctctccctttctatGTCTCCTTCCTCTCCGCCTTTGGATCAACTAAACTATACCCTAATATTGGTGATACACTTGCATGGTAGCCCAGTGCCAGCCTACCCGGTGAAACACAGACTGGTTCAGCCTGAGCAGTCCCAAGCTTCCCAATACTCTGGTGGCACAGGATGAAACCAGAAAGTATTGAGGTTACACACTGCTACATTTCTCCTAAAATTTTTTGAACACCCACCCATGTGTAATAATGATTAAACTCAgttgtctgggacttccctggtggtacagtggttaagaatctgcctgccaatgcacaggacacgggttcaatccctggtctgggaagatcccacatgccacggagcaactaagcccatgtgccacagctactgaagcccacgtgcctagagcctgtgctctgcaacaagagaagccactgccacgAGAAAtgtgtgcaccacaacgaagagcagcccctgctcgccgcaactagggaaagcccgtgcacatCAACGAAAGctcaacgcagccagaaataaataaaatttaaaaaaaattataaattaaaaaaaacctcaggTGTCTGGTATTTTGCCAACCTTGGAACATATAAAACCTGTACCCTtacacatatttttccttttcggTTGTTATTATGAAATGTACCAAGATAGGAGGACATAACGTATTCTATTTGACAATAGGTTTACAACCTCCAAATATTTAGGCATATGAAATGTGGGCTTCCGTCTCTAGCCTTGCTTCAGGCCCTCAGAATGTTAGGGCTGGGCTGGAAGGTGGCGGTCCCGTCTCTGCTCCTGTTGCTGTCTGCAGACCCTCGGTCCCCACATGGTAGGCTCAGGGCTACCACAAGCACTAGGCTTTGGTCCAGGACCCAAAGACAGGCCATCAGCCTCAGTCCTAGTTCCAGGATGGTCTCAGGGAAAGGACTCTGATGGGCCAGCTGAGGTCAGGTGACCATTGATGGCAGAAGAACCATCAATTGTGGCCATAGGGTAGAGTCCTGTGATGACCCTGTAGTGACGATGAAAAGGGGATGGGCATTGCTGGGCTGACAATCCCCACCTTGTCCAATATGCTTTGATAGAATGtagctgttttattttgttcagcAGACCTTTCTTCTTAGCTGTTTCAAGTCATACATTTACCTGTATTTAGAATAATGTATCTTTTCTAACTGAGCATGATTTCCAGAGgagaaacttcccaaacctaagtTATAAGATGGGTGGCCATACAGCCCAGTTTGCTCTGAACAGTCTTGATTTATGCCTGTTGTCCCACTGTAATGTTTAATTGTCCCCCTTTTCATTCAAAGGTATTCTGGTTTAGATGAGCGTTCATACAGCGCCTCTGATTATAAGTGGCCTTTTGTTCGGCGAGCATGAACGTTAACTTATATTCCTGATTAATCGGTCCACATGGCGCCTTCCTCCCAGACACATTTGGCCATCATTTGGTCCCAGCAACACTAGAGGCCAAGCAGTGTCCTAGATAGTGGAGTTGGAGTTGAGTAAGAAACCCTGTCCCGAAGGAGCCCATGGCCCTACTAGGAGAGAGAACACAAATTAGGTCGGTATAATACAGCCTACGAAATCTGGTGTGAACAGAGCAGGGAAGAAACTCTGCTGAGGAAACTGGATGGACCAGGTGACGTGAACCTCAAAATTGCTGACTCTGGCATATTGGCTTGTGCCTCTTCTTTTTATCGGCTGCATGATCCAAAGCCGAGAAGTTCATCACACCGATGACTGTTGACAGGAGATGCCTTTCTGACAGTGAATTTGGGCCACCTCATCCAGGGTCAGTCCTGCACTGGGTGTCTCAGTTCCTGCAGTTAGAGGAGCAGACCGGGATGTGCTGTGCCATGTGTGAGGACACCAGAATGTCCCGACGTCCCTGCGAGATTTCACAGTCAGAATCCTCCCGAGGCTGCTCTAGAACCAAGGCAGCCACGTGAGCTGTGCACAGCATtcagtcaggagacctgggttccagaACCAGCCCTGCCGCCTTCCACCAAGCAAATCACTTAATCCTTCCAGCCTTAATTTATATGGCAAATGAAAGTGTGAACCTAAACAATCCACAGTGTTTCTTCTGGCCCTAAAACTTTTGCTTGTTGTATAGTCATCCAACTACAAATTCTTAAATCAAATGATCTCTAATTAACTAATTTGAGAAGATTCTTTCAGAAAAGTCAGAGCtactttaaaatagtttctccTTTTTATATGCATTTGGTGTAACCACAAAGACTTTTATACCGATAAAACCTCTACCCAAGGCCTCTGCACTTTGAATCCTTCGTGGCAGACGTGGGAGAAAGCAATCACTGTTGTAGTCTGTACCGCTTTGTAGACCAGTCCAGTTCTGGATCTCACTGTCCTTAAACCACCCTGTGTTGGGCATAAGGGCCATAAATAATTTCATAGTCTaaactttgggttttttctgCCTACTCAGACTCACGCTCAGGAAAGCCTTTCAAATCCCTCACTCTGTCCTAATGTCAAGAGTTggatgagacttccctggtggtccagtggttaagaatccgccttccaatgcaggggacacgggttcgatccctggtcggtgcACTAAGATTGCACATGCCTCGGTTCAACTAAGCtggcgtgccgcaactactgagcccacgccccgcaactactgagtctgcgtgctgcaactaagacccgacacagccaaataaataaataaataattttttaaaaagagtaggaGGCAGAGTGTGAGAGTGAGACTCACTGCCTGTCCTCCTTTACCCCCTCGTTACATAGctgcttctttcctcctcttggTAGAGCCGTCTCTGCTCTATTCTGCTCTATCCAACTAGGCTTTCTTTCTTgatctctctccccactcccctctctccctccttcactccctctgtctctgtctctgtctcggtctctctctccctctccagcccCCAACTTTAACAGCTTTTCttgtatttattggccatttgtatttcctttttgaaTTATCTTCATGATCTTTGGCTATTACTTTCAACTTATTAAACAATAAACACAAGGAGTATAAAAAATGATACACAAACACCTAGGCACTCACCACCTGGCTTAAGAAAACAGTTGGAGCCCTCCATGTACTCTTCCCCCAGTCTCATCAGAAGCCCTTGTTGTCCCTAAGAGGTAACTCTGACCCTGAATTGTGAGATCATATGGTCCATGtatctctttatattttattacacatATGTGTTTCTctgctatttctcttttttaaattaattaatttattttatttttggctgggttgggtcttcgttgctgcgcgcaggctttctctagttgtggagagcggggtcTACTGTCTGTtgcgatgtgtgggcttctcattgcggtggcttctctttttgcagaacACCgcctctaggtgcgcgggcttcagtagttctggcacacgggctcagtagttgtggcttgcgggctctagagctcaggctcagtagttgtggcacatgggcttagttgctccatggcatgtgggatcctcccggaccagggcttgaacccatgttccctgcattggcaggcggattcttaaccactgcaccgccagggaagcccctctgctatTTCTTTTTGCTTGTGGCTATATCTGCGGCAATTTGCATCATGAGAAAACAGATTCTGTAGAACCAAGCTTTTGTTGAGATAGCTAAACCCATCGCTCTTACCTAGTCTACCTTCTTGGTCGTAAGTGTAGGTAGGTAGCTTTTGTCTGGGGAAAAACGTTGGTGACTATGGTGAAAAGATAGTTCTCAGACCATGACACAGTAGACAAGGGACACAGTGTCCACCtaacagggatgcagaggaacCTGTCCCTACACTGGTTCTCAGCGTTACACATGTCTTTCCAatacaagagaaaagaacaacATGGGACACAGGACATTGCTTACACTGAACTGTCTGTCTCCAGTTCatacattctttcattcatcccGTCCATCCAACCAATAGATGTTTACTGAGAACGCATGATAAGTGCTAGGCGCTGAGCTAAGTAAGCGCTGGGGAACAGAAACGAAAAAGACATAATCGTTGCCCGCTCATAGTTGAGTTACAGAAAGAGACAAGCAATCGTAATAGTCACAGCTGAGAGCTGCTGAGAGCATTTACTATTTGCCAGCCACCACGCTAAGCACCCACTCGTCTCATTTAGTCCTCCTGTGAGACACGTGGAAGCGGAAATAAGGTAGCGCCTATGtaaaaatggaagaggagaaaaagaaagtcacttcagatcacacagccagcaggTGGCGGAGCTGGGATCTGAGCCTTGGCCATGGGACCCAGAGCCTACGTCTTTACCATCTTCAGCAGGTGTCTCTGGAGAAAATCAGTAATGACGGCTAAGTGAGAGAAGGGCTGCGACAGAGGAGCGAGAGGTGGCCTGGGACACTGACATCTGCAATGCAAAATTGAAAAGGGCTTGGGGGGGAGGCCAAGCGAGGCCTCTTCTCTCCGCGCAGACACGTGATTCCGTCCTCGCCCGACTGACGCTTCAGGTTTCACTTTACTTTCATTGGTTTGGTGTTGGGACATTATAAATAAGCTAGTTTTGAGGGTTGGGGAAAAGGCATCCCCCAACTTGCTAACTTGGGGCAATTGCGAGGTTCCCTGTTTGTAAAACGCAGGGGGCGTGGCTCTTGCCAGGTGTCAGTGGGCGGATACCCGAGTGCCTAAGAGCTGCAGGggaatttctcctttttaaaaggaACTCAGGAAAGCAGATTGAGCTGTGTGGTCCAGCCAGACCCTCACGAGGCACATGAGGCTCTTTCCCACACCTTTCTCTACTATGCCTCGGTGTGAAGTCAGTGTCCCGCTACTAAACCAACAGACGGTTAGAAGTCATAAgaagcgggacttccctggtgatccagtggttaagaatccgcctgccgatgca from Phocoena phocoena chromosome 16, mPhoPho1.1, whole genome shotgun sequence includes the following:
- the LOC136136070 gene encoding LOW QUALITY PROTEIN: zinc finger protein 649-like (The sequence of the model RefSeq protein was modified relative to this genomic sequence to represent the inferred CDS: deleted 2 bases in 1 codon; substituted 3 bases at 3 genomic stop codons), producing MTTHTEEKCGNHSIHAHRHSVGIDLSGSAEPIVVTQVAACPPTGGQENGPGDMKTDFMALEETTGQSPNSHPKNKPASQGHTAPGGSSTSPAGPLVSTLAHSQQEFTASLTCPGRASLPPPSRVEAVIKKELAEFNGDGRSFLHANHEKTYTEIKHQQIHKIENVHECTECGKAFLKKSWLNEHKRIHTGKKPHGCSVCGKTFSNKFKLIEHQRTHKGDKPYVCSECGKAFLRKFXLTEHQKTHMGNKPHVCSICGKAFYRKFKLTEHWRTRTEVNPYECTECGKAFCFSRKSQLILHQKVHTGEKSHICTECGKSFIQKGSLVIHXQTHTGXKYCGCTECGKAFSQKACLIAHQRFHTGETPYIFTDCGKSCSQKSGLIKHQRIHTGEEDPYGYSDCGKAFTTKTMLIQRTHTGERLYGCNECGKAFSHMPCLVKHKRTHTREKEVDSVKVEYPSIKGHSLLDTSELLQGKKPC